A stretch of the Taeniopygia guttata chromosome 3, bTaeGut7.mat, whole genome shotgun sequence genome encodes the following:
- the PREB gene encoding guanine nucleotide-exchange factor SEC12 isoform X2 — translation MAPRRPAELYRAPFPLYTVRLHPRRPLAITAGGGGAAKTGIRNGVHFLQLEQIGGRLSASLLHCHDTETRATMTMALAGDVIAAGQDNSCHILRFSLQEPEAPGTAGKDGSGERGARRRRGASGGASGGAAGGAQGRAREVRVESLQRVRTDFSPDALQKAVRFSADGALLATGGADGFLRLWEFPSMKKTLEFRAHNGEIEDIALGPDNKVVTAGRDFQCCVWQQDQLVTGLRWHENLPGIPDKAYRYQACRFGAVEGSAGALRLYTVQVPHKRERRPPPCYLTKWDGKSFLPLLTRPCGSEVVSCLSISDSGTFLGLGTVTGSVAIHIAFSLQRLYYVKEAHGIVVTDVAFVPESRPGRELLGGHEAALLSVAVDSRCKLHLLPTRRSLPVWLLLLLCAGLIVVTILLLQLAFPGFL, via the exons ATGGCGCCCCGGCGTCCCGCCGAGCTGTACCGGGCGCCGTTCCCGCTCTACACCGTCCGCCTGCACCCGCGGCGGCCGCTCGCCATCACCGCCGGCGGCGGAGGCGCCGCCAAGACCGGCATCCGCAATGGCGTG CacttcctgcagctggagcagatcGGGGGCCGGCTCAGCGCCTCGCTGCTGCACTGCCACGACACCGAGACCCGCGCCACCATGACCATGGCCCTGGCCGGGGACGTCATCGCCGCCGGGCAGGAcaacagctgccacatcctgcgCTTCAGCCTGCAGGAGCCCGAGGCGCCGGGCACCGCCGGCAAGGACG GCAGCGGGGAGCGGggcgcgcggcggcggcgcggtgCCAGCGGCGGTGccagcggcggggccgcgggcggcgcGCAGGGCCGGGCCCGCGAGGTGCGGGTGGAGAGCCTGCAGCGCGTCCGCACCGACTTCAGCCCCGACGCCCTGCAGAAGGCTGTGCGCTTCAGCGCCGACGGAGCCCTGCTCGCCACCGGCGGGGCCGACGGCTTCCTGCGCCTCTGGGAG tTCCCCAGCATGAAGAAGACGTTGGAGTTCAGAGCCCACAACGGGGAAATCGAGGACATCGCGCTGGGCCCTGACAACAAG GTGGTGACGGCAGGGAGGGACTTCCAGTGCTGcgtgtggcagcaggaccagctggtgacagggctGCGCTGGCACGAGAACCTGCCTGGCATCCCCGACAAGGCCTATCGCTACCAGGCCTGCCG GTTCGGGGCCGtggagggcagtgctggggctctgcGGCTCTACACGGTGCAGGTGCCCCACAAGCGGGAgcgccgccccccgccctgcTACCTGACCAAGTGGGATGGGAAGAGCTTCCTGCCGCTGCTGACGCGGCCCTGCGGCTCCGAGGTGGTCTCCTGCCTCTCCATCAG TGATTCGGGCACcttcctggggctgggcacGGTCACCGGCTCCGTGGCCATCCACATTGCCTTCTCACTGCag aGACTGTACTATGTGAAGGAGGCCCACGGCATCGTGGTGACGGACGTGGCCTTCGTCCCCGAGAgccggccgggccgggagctgctggggggcCACGAGGCCGCCCTGCTCAGCGTGGCCGTGGACAGCCGCTGCAAACTGCACCTGCTGCCCACCCGCC GCTCCCTCCCcgtctggctgctgctgctgctctgtgccggGCTCATCGTGGTCACCatcttgctgctgcagctcgCCTTCCCAGGCTTCCTGTAG
- the CGREF1 gene encoding cell growth regulator with EF hand domain protein 1 isoform X2, producing MRSAPVMLLLLPLLLLLGPAAWAAPRAGTDRPEPPVATVVDPYPDPLSPESPALLLLRSAVRSLGPPEQDVEAMTREQALLYLFVLHDHDQSRLLDGLELLQLLGTVLAQAGGQPDPDMVAALVDQALARQDLNGDGLLAPSELLDPPEVLLPGQDKGPPGQPPLEQQAGVGAVPGGGTEMPRQDLGLESPGQAATEAGDPQTGAPEEGADGVPRMESLEVESPNAEALEAEVVPGAKAPSTDATEEDEAPEAETPEEQAVPAWRDHGEG from the exons ATGAGGAGCGCGCcggtgatgctgctgctgctgccgctgctgctgctgctggggccgGCGGCCTGGGCCGCCCCCAGGGCGGGCACCGACAG GCCTGAGCCCCCCGTGGCCACAGTCGTGGATCCGTATCCTGACCCGCTGAGCCCGGAGTCGCCTGCACTGCT GCTGCTGAGGAGCGCAGTGCGGAGCCTGGGGCCGCCGGAGCAGGACGTGGAGGCCATGACGCGGGAGCAGG ccctgctctaCCTCTTCGTGCTCCATGACCACGACCAGAGCAGGCTCCTGGATGGGCTGGAGCTGTTGCAGTTACTTGGCACggtgctggcacaggctggggggCAGCCAGACCCTGACATG GTGGCTGCACTGGTGGACCAAGCCCTGGCAAGGCAGGACCTGAATGGGGATGGGCTGCTGGCCCCCTCCGAGCTGCTGGACCCCCCTGAGGTGCTCTTGCCTGGTCAGGACAAGGGTCCCCCAGGACAGCCCCCGCtagagcagcaggcaggggtTGGGGCTGTGCCTGGTGGGGGCACAGAGATGCCCAGGCAGGACCTGGGGTTGGAAAGCCCAGGACAGGCAGCCACTGAGGCTGGAGACCCCCAGACTGGAGCCCCTGAGGAAGGAGCAGATGGAGTCCCCAGGATGGAATCCCTCGAGGTGGAGTCTCCCAATGCTGAGGCCTTGGAGGCAGAAGTCGTCCCTGGGGCCAAAGCCCCCAGTACTGATGCCACAGAGGAAGATGAAGCCCCTGAGGCTGAAACCCCTGAGGAGCAGGCAGTCCCAGCCTGGAGGGACCATGGGGAGGGGTAG
- the KHK gene encoding ketohexokinase isoform X1, giving the protein MAAEAGGAAGKRRIMCVGLVCLDIISVVEAFPAEDSDTRCLSQRWQRGGNASNSCTVLSLLGAPCAFMGSLAPGPAAEFIAADFQRRGVDTAHVAWQPRGEVPCACCLVNAASGSRTIVLHDTNLPDVTARDFERVDLSQYRWIHFEARNAVEQGAMLERVERHNRAAAPGQRVGISVELEKPREELLPLMGRGQVVFISKDLARHFGYQSAPEALRGLRGRIQPGATLICAWAEEGADALGPDGELVHSDAFPPETLVDTLGAGDTFNGAVIFALAEGRTLQDALTFGCQIAGRKCGIQGFDGIV; this is encoded by the exons ATGGCGGCAGAGGCGGGCGGCGCCGCGGGGAAGCGGCGGATCATGTGCGTGGGGCTGGTGTGCCTGGACATCATCAGCGTCGTGGAGGCTTTCCCCGCCGAGGATTCCGACACCAG ATGCCTGTCACAGCGGTGGCAGCGCGGCGGGAACGCCTCCAACTCCTGCACGGTGCTGTCGCTGCTGGGAGCCCCCTGCGCCTTCATGGGCTCGctggcccccggccccgccgctga GTTCATCGCGGCGGATTTCCAGCGCCGGGGAGTGGACACGGCGCACGTGGCGTGGCAGCCCCGCGGAGAGGTGCCCTGCGCCTGCTGCCTCGTCAACGCCGCCAGCGGCTCCCGCACCATCGTCCTGCACGACAC GAACCTGCCTGACGTGACAGCCCGTGACTTCGAGAGGGTCGACCTTTCCCAGTACAGGTGGATCCACTTCGAG GCCCGGAACGCGGTGGAGCAGGGCGCGATGCTGGAGCGGGTGGAGCGGCACAAccgggcggcggcgccggggcaGCGGGTCGGGATCTCGGTGGAGCTGGAGAAGCCgcgggaggagctgctgccgcTGATGGGGCGAGGACAAGTG GTGTTCATCAGCAAGGACCTGGCCCGGCACTTCGGGTACCAATCGGCCCCCGAGGCgctgcgggggctgcgggggcgcATCCAGCCAGG GGCCACGCTGATCTGCGCCTGGGCTGAGGAGGGGGCTGATGCCTTGGGGCCCGACGGGGAGCTGGTGCACTCGGACGCCTTCCCCCCAGAGACCCTCGTGGACAcgctgggggctggggacaccttcAATGGCGCCGTCATCTTTGCGCTCGCAGAAG GGAGGACCCTGCAGGATGCCCTCACCTTCGGCTGCCAGATCGCGGGCAGGAAATGTGGGATCCAGGGCTTCGATGGCATTGTCTGA
- the CGREF1 gene encoding cell growth regulator with EF hand domain protein 1 isoform X1: MRSAPVMLLLLPLLLLLGPAAWAAPRAGTDRYGGTGEGRQSGGVLMATGAQVRVEYKVAVGGASTGVRADREGRDPWICRAAGGGRQAEWAAPRGTGNPPCLLARPEPPVATVVDPYPDPLSPESPALLLLRSAVRSLGPPEQDVEAMTREQALLYLFVLHDHDQSRLLDGLELLQLLGTVLAQAGGQPDPDMVAALVDQALARQDLNGDGLLAPSELLDPPEVLLPGQDKGPPGQPPLEQQAGVGAVPGGGTEMPRQDLGLESPGQAATEAGDPQTGAPEEGADGVPRMESLEVESPNAEALEAEVVPGAKAPSTDATEEDEAPEAETPEEQAVPAWRDHGEG; this comes from the exons ATGAGGAGCGCGCcggtgatgctgctgctgctgccgctgctgctgctgctggggccgGCGGCCTGGGCCGCCCCCAGGGCGGGCACCGACAGGTACGGGGGCACAGGTGAGGGAAGGCAGAGCGGTGGTGTTCTCATGGCCACAGGGGCACAGGTGCGGGTGGAGTACAAGGTGGCCGTGGGAGGGGCAAGCACAGGGGTCCGAGCTGACAGGGAGGGCCGGGACCCATGGATCTGCAGGGCCGCGGGTGGGGGGCGTCAGGCGGAGTGGGCAGCCCCCCGGGGCACAGGTAACCCACCCTGTCTGTTGGCCAGGCCTGAGCCCCCCGTGGCCACAGTCGTGGATCCGTATCCTGACCCGCTGAGCCCGGAGTCGCCTGCACTGCT GCTGCTGAGGAGCGCAGTGCGGAGCCTGGGGCCGCCGGAGCAGGACGTGGAGGCCATGACGCGGGAGCAGG ccctgctctaCCTCTTCGTGCTCCATGACCACGACCAGAGCAGGCTCCTGGATGGGCTGGAGCTGTTGCAGTTACTTGGCACggtgctggcacaggctggggggCAGCCAGACCCTGACATG GTGGCTGCACTGGTGGACCAAGCCCTGGCAAGGCAGGACCTGAATGGGGATGGGCTGCTGGCCCCCTCCGAGCTGCTGGACCCCCCTGAGGTGCTCTTGCCTGGTCAGGACAAGGGTCCCCCAGGACAGCCCCCGCtagagcagcaggcaggggtTGGGGCTGTGCCTGGTGGGGGCACAGAGATGCCCAGGCAGGACCTGGGGTTGGAAAGCCCAGGACAGGCAGCCACTGAGGCTGGAGACCCCCAGACTGGAGCCCCTGAGGAAGGAGCAGATGGAGTCCCCAGGATGGAATCCCTCGAGGTGGAGTCTCCCAATGCTGAGGCCTTGGAGGCAGAAGTCGTCCCTGGGGCCAAAGCCCCCAGTACTGATGCCACAGAGGAAGATGAAGCCCCTGAGGCTGAAACCCCTGAGGAGCAGGCAGTCCCAGCCTGGAGGGACCATGGGGAGGGGTAG
- the KHK gene encoding ketohexokinase isoform X2 codes for MAAEAGGAAGKRRIMCVGLVCLDIISVVEAFPAEDSDTRCLSQRWQRGGNASNSCTVLSLLGAPCAFMGSLAPGPAAEFIAADFQRRGVDTAHVAWQPRGEVPCACCLVNAASGSRTIVLHDTNLPDVTARDFERVDLSQYRWIHFEVFISKDLARHFGYQSAPEALRGLRGRIQPGATLICAWAEEGADALGPDGELVHSDAFPPETLVDTLGAGDTFNGAVIFALAEGRTLQDALTFGCQIAGRKCGIQGFDGIV; via the exons ATGGCGGCAGAGGCGGGCGGCGCCGCGGGGAAGCGGCGGATCATGTGCGTGGGGCTGGTGTGCCTGGACATCATCAGCGTCGTGGAGGCTTTCCCCGCCGAGGATTCCGACACCAG ATGCCTGTCACAGCGGTGGCAGCGCGGCGGGAACGCCTCCAACTCCTGCACGGTGCTGTCGCTGCTGGGAGCCCCCTGCGCCTTCATGGGCTCGctggcccccggccccgccgctga GTTCATCGCGGCGGATTTCCAGCGCCGGGGAGTGGACACGGCGCACGTGGCGTGGCAGCCCCGCGGAGAGGTGCCCTGCGCCTGCTGCCTCGTCAACGCCGCCAGCGGCTCCCGCACCATCGTCCTGCACGACAC GAACCTGCCTGACGTGACAGCCCGTGACTTCGAGAGGGTCGACCTTTCCCAGTACAGGTGGATCCACTTCGAG GTGTTCATCAGCAAGGACCTGGCCCGGCACTTCGGGTACCAATCGGCCCCCGAGGCgctgcgggggctgcgggggcgcATCCAGCCAGG GGCCACGCTGATCTGCGCCTGGGCTGAGGAGGGGGCTGATGCCTTGGGGCCCGACGGGGAGCTGGTGCACTCGGACGCCTTCCCCCCAGAGACCCTCGTGGACAcgctgggggctggggacaccttcAATGGCGCCGTCATCTTTGCGCTCGCAGAAG GGAGGACCCTGCAGGATGCCCTCACCTTCGGCTGCCAGATCGCGGGCAGGAAATGTGGGATCCAGGGCTTCGATGGCATTGTCTGA
- the PREB gene encoding guanine nucleotide-exchange factor SEC12 isoform X1 gives MAPRRPAELYRAPFPLYTVRLHPRRPLAITAGGGGAAKTGIRNGVHFLQLEQIGGRLSASLLHCHDTETRATMTMALAGDVIAAGQDNSCHILRFSLQEPEAPGTAGKDGSGERGARRRRGASGGASGGAAGGAQGRAREVRVESLQRVRTDFSPDALQKAVRFSADGALLATGGADGFLRLWEFPSMKKTLEFRAHNGEIEDIALGPDNKQVVTAGRDFQCCVWQQDQLVTGLRWHENLPGIPDKAYRYQACRFGAVEGSAGALRLYTVQVPHKRERRPPPCYLTKWDGKSFLPLLTRPCGSEVVSCLSISDSGTFLGLGTVTGSVAIHIAFSLQRLYYVKEAHGIVVTDVAFVPESRPGRELLGGHEAALLSVAVDSRCKLHLLPTRRSLPVWLLLLLCAGLIVVTILLLQLAFPGFL, from the exons ATGGCGCCCCGGCGTCCCGCCGAGCTGTACCGGGCGCCGTTCCCGCTCTACACCGTCCGCCTGCACCCGCGGCGGCCGCTCGCCATCACCGCCGGCGGCGGAGGCGCCGCCAAGACCGGCATCCGCAATGGCGTG CacttcctgcagctggagcagatcGGGGGCCGGCTCAGCGCCTCGCTGCTGCACTGCCACGACACCGAGACCCGCGCCACCATGACCATGGCCCTGGCCGGGGACGTCATCGCCGCCGGGCAGGAcaacagctgccacatcctgcgCTTCAGCCTGCAGGAGCCCGAGGCGCCGGGCACCGCCGGCAAGGACG GCAGCGGGGAGCGGggcgcgcggcggcggcgcggtgCCAGCGGCGGTGccagcggcggggccgcgggcggcgcGCAGGGCCGGGCCCGCGAGGTGCGGGTGGAGAGCCTGCAGCGCGTCCGCACCGACTTCAGCCCCGACGCCCTGCAGAAGGCTGTGCGCTTCAGCGCCGACGGAGCCCTGCTCGCCACCGGCGGGGCCGACGGCTTCCTGCGCCTCTGGGAG tTCCCCAGCATGAAGAAGACGTTGGAGTTCAGAGCCCACAACGGGGAAATCGAGGACATCGCGCTGGGCCCTGACAACAAG CAGGTGGTGACGGCAGGGAGGGACTTCCAGTGCTGcgtgtggcagcaggaccagctggtgacagggctGCGCTGGCACGAGAACCTGCCTGGCATCCCCGACAAGGCCTATCGCTACCAGGCCTGCCG GTTCGGGGCCGtggagggcagtgctggggctctgcGGCTCTACACGGTGCAGGTGCCCCACAAGCGGGAgcgccgccccccgccctgcTACCTGACCAAGTGGGATGGGAAGAGCTTCCTGCCGCTGCTGACGCGGCCCTGCGGCTCCGAGGTGGTCTCCTGCCTCTCCATCAG TGATTCGGGCACcttcctggggctgggcacGGTCACCGGCTCCGTGGCCATCCACATTGCCTTCTCACTGCag aGACTGTACTATGTGAAGGAGGCCCACGGCATCGTGGTGACGGACGTGGCCTTCGTCCCCGAGAgccggccgggccgggagctgctggggggcCACGAGGCCGCCCTGCTCAGCGTGGCCGTGGACAGCCGCTGCAAACTGCACCTGCTGCCCACCCGCC GCTCCCTCCCcgtctggctgctgctgctgctctgtgccggGCTCATCGTGGTCACCatcttgctgctgcagctcgCCTTCCCAGGCTTCCTGTAG